In the genome of Podospora pseudocomata strain CBS 415.72m chromosome 2 map unlocalized CBS415.72m_2.2, whole genome shotgun sequence, one region contains:
- a CDS encoding uncharacterized protein (EggNog:ENOG503P75Z) — translation MGLLEPLISMALGRSPYDEVIFPNTSQQNEQDSEHDGYRQLYDERGRPINPETRRINRDVVRSHNEVMTVIGVAEPDNGPDDAHAMSSDRHNVYEDRWGKRLLNLGGVLDTACVWGVNGMRQRILLYKRYSRVPFKETFALARQDQSLAAHFLGGLPAFGLNAVIDRMVAPKAKEYPILGYASMYIRLHLVVYTTFQRFGIIPATELLPNWRFFIPGSSISPIVFPPLPTSLCPVGILKWIGGTLLGVAPLGGFFAYMIVYNHVAKFFRMKIISNLPLPSNPRPAKRRALQDITPLPPTFTLEIPPPVDQHPVVSGSSSTPPPATAPTQQQQPQPTTRTAEVPPRRQSITTTTTPGAGIPLVTDDYASEEEELEVSATLISFDVEAADSSNTLSGNFSSNPAETINSSNPGIWSAELRPNPSDNNRAAQASRERTFRDNKLRRLPAALATDVFAIGPSRLIMSPFAALCWTAMIRPYLARAGRWGELEGVNEVGLWGAFSWEGVSSLVGMELVLFNLMGSVWTVVSGLAWTVKMDEEEWEECGEGLRWEEQEGEEER, via the exons ATGGGTCTTCTGGAGCCCCTAATCTCAATGGCTCTG GGACGATCTCCTTATGACGAGGTAATCTTCCCAAATACCTCCCAGCAAAATGAACAAGACAGCGAGCATGATGGATATCGTCAACTATATGATGAGCGGGGTCGCCCAATCAACCCGGAAACCCGGCGCATCAACAGAGATGTCGTTCGGTCGCATAACGAAGTCATGACGGTGATAGGTGTCGCTGAGCCTGACAACGGCCCCGATGACGCTCATGCCATGTCCTCTGATCGGCATAACGTCTATGAGGACAGGTGGGGAAAAAGACTGCTCAATCTAGGCGGTGTTCTTGATACGGCCTGTGTCTGGGGCGTGAATGGCATGAGACAGCGCATTTTG CTATACAAACGATACAGTCGAGTGCCATTCAAAGAGACATTCGCCCTCGCCAGACAGGATCAATCTCTAGCTGCACACTTCTTGGGCGGCTTGCCAGCATTTGGCCTGAATGCAGTGATCGATCGCATGGTAGCCCCAAAGGCCAAGGAATACCCAAT ACTTGGCTATGCCTCCATGTATATCCGTCTCCACCTGGTTGTGTACACCACGTTCCAACGCTTCGGCATCATTCCGGCAACCGAACTTCTTCCCAACTGGAGATTCTTCATCCCCGGCTCAAGCATATCACCTATTGTCTTCCCACCACTGCCAACATCCCTCTGTCCAGTTGGAATTCTCAAATGGATAGGCGGTACCCTCCTCGGCGTTGCCCCCCTCGGTGGATTCTTCGCCTACATGATCGTCTACAACCACGTCGCCAAGTTCTTCCGAATGAAGATTATAAGCAATCTACCACTCCCAAGTAACCCGCGGCCGGCGAAACGCAGAGCGCTTCAGGATAtcactcccctcccgccgACCTTTACACTCGAGATCCCTCCCCCTGTTGATCAACATCCCGTTGTCAGCggctcatcatccaccccaccacctgccACCGCACCcacgcaacaacaacaaccacaacccaccaCTCGTACCGCGGAGGTTCCCCCCCGAAGACAAAGCataacaaccaccaccaccccgggCGCCGGCATCCCCCTTGTAACGGACGACTACGCctcagaggaagaagagctAGAGGTCAGCGCAACCCTCATCTCCTTCGACGTCGAAGCAGCTGACtcttccaacaccctcagcgGTAActtcagcagcaaccccgcCGAAACAATCAACTCGTCCAACCCAGGCATATGGTCTGCCGAACTCCGCCCCAATCCATCAGATAACAACCGCGCCGCCCAGGCAAGCAGGGAGCGCACCTTTCGGGACAATAAACTGAGACGATTACCTGCTGCGCTGGCGACGGATGTGTTTGCTATTgggccatcaaggttgaTCATGAGCCCGTTTGCAGCGTTGTGCTGGACAGCGATGATCAGGCCTTActtggcgagggcggggaggtggggggagttggagggggtgaatgAGGTTGGACTTTGGGGGGCGTTtagctgggagggggtttcgagcttggtggggatggagttggtgttgtttaATTTGATGGGGAGCGTTTGGACGGTGGTGAGTGGGTTGGCGTGGACGGtgaagatggatgaggaggagtgggaggagtgtggggaggggttgaggtgggaggaacaggagggggaggaggagagatga